AGAACGTCACCGAGGCCATCACCGCCCTCAAACGCCCGCCGCTCGCGGGGGCGGATGTCATCGCGATGCAGGAGATGGACGCGCCCTCCGTGGACCGCATCGCGAAGGAACTCGGGCTCACGTACGTCTACTACCCGGCCTCCGTGCAGGTGGATGGCGGTGACTTCGGCAACGCGGTGCTGAGCCGGTGGCCCATCACCGAGGATTGGAAGATTCACCTCCCTCATGATGACCCGTACCACCAGCGCCGCCGCATCGCCGTGGTCGCGACGGTCGACATCCAAGGGTCGCTCGTTCAAACGGTCTCCGTTCACAACGCGACGCCCATCGTCGGGCTCGGCGGACGGCTCGACCAGACGGAAGCCCTCATCGACGGGGTGGACGGAAGAGGGCCGCTGCAAGTCATTGCTGGCGACTTCAACACCTCCGACCCGGGGAGCCTCCGGCAGACCGTGAAGCTGTTCTCGGACCGGGGCTACCAATGGGCATCACAAGGCGTGGGTGACACCGTCGACTCCGTGATTGGCGGCTTGCCGCTCGACTCCATCTTCTCCCGAGGGCTCTCCCCGCTGGAGCGGGGCGTGGACAGACGTCCCTCGGGAAGTGACCACTACCCGGTCTGGGTGCGCTTCGCGTGGCAGCCATGACGCCGCGACGCGCACTGTGTCTGGGTGGGCTGCTCCTCTGCACGCCGGGTTGTCTGAGCGGACCTCGGAACCTGGGCGCGGCCACCACCCCAGTGGGGACGACGGACATCGGCGTCTCCGTGAACGGGCTTGCCTTCGAGCACGGACGGGAGCGGGCCTACCTGCCCAACCCCGAGCTCACCTTCCGCAAGGGCGCGGGCGACAACTGGGATTGGGGCGGCCGCCTCACGCTCCTGGGGCTCGAGCTCGGCACCCGGCATCGGCTGCTCGATACGGCCTCGTGGACGCTGGCCGTCGCCCCGAGCGCGGGCCTCTGGTACGTGCCCGTCACCAACAACTACTCGGAGCCCGTCAACTTCCGCTTGGGGGCGCAGGCGCTGCTCGACTACCGCCTCCATCCCCGGTGGACCCTCACCGGCGGCGCGTCGTTGATGGGCGCCGTCGCGGGGCCACTCACCGCCTTCCAAGGCCGGTTCAGCGGGACGAACCTGCTGGCCGCGCCCGGCGGCTCGCTGGGCGTGGCGTTCCGACTGAGCCCGTCGCTCGAGCTGCGAGCGGAGGGCGGCTTGGAGCTGCCGTTCGACCTGCGCGGCGACCGCCGCCAGACGACGGGCCATGCCGGGTTGACGCTGCGCTGGCGCCGCGCCGACCGGCGGTGACGCAGGGGCGCCGCGCCCGTGGCGTCGCGCGGCGCTACGCGGACCCCTGCTGAAAGTTCAACTCAGTGACGTTGGGCCCGGGATTGCCAGGCTGTGAGGCACTGGGCTCGGCCCGCGGGGCATGAGAGGCGGCGGCGCCGTCCTGCTAGGGACGGGGAGGGGCTCGCCGCCGCATGCTCGTCTTCGAAATCATCGTGGGGCTCCTGCTCGCGGGGGCGGGCCTCACGGCGTTGTCGCGGCGCCTCGGCACGCCCTATCCGGCGATGGTGGCGCTCGCGGGGGCCGTGCTGGCGCTCGTCCCCGGGACGCCGACGCTCGTCCTGGACCCCGAGCTCGCGTTGACGCTGTTCGTGGCGCCCGTGCTGCTGGACGCCGCGTTTGACGCGTCCCTGCGCGACCTCCGGGCGAACTGGCGCACCGTCGCGGGGCTCGTCATCGGCGCGGTGGCCTTCACCATCGTCGTCGTCGCGGTCGTGGCCCACCTGTTGGTTCCGGGAATGCCGTGGGCCGTGGCGATCGCGCTCGGTGCCATCGTGGCTCCGCCCGACGCGGCGGCGGCGACGGCCGTGCTCAAGCAACTGCGACCTCCGTACCGGCTGCTCGTCATCCTCGAAGGGGAGAGCCTCTTCAACGACGCGAGCGCGCTCCTCGTCTACCGGCTCGCGGTGGGCGCCGCGCTCGCGGGGACGCTGTCGCCGGGACATGCCGTGCCGCTGCTGCTCGTCGTCACGGTGGGCAGCGTTCTGCTCGGGCTCGTGTTGTCGCGAGTCGTCCTCCGGGTGACCGCGAGGATTCAAGACGTCGCCATCGCGGTCGTGGTCCAGTTCTGCGGGACGTTCGCCGTCTGGTTGCTCGCGGAGCGGCTCCACCTCTCCGGCATCCTGACCGTCGTGGTCTTCGCCATGGCCACCGCGCGCCGCGCGGCGGAAGTCACCCCGGCCCGCGTCCGGCTGCCTTCCTATGCCGTCTGGGAATTCGCCGTGTTCGTGCTGAACGTCCTGGCCTTCATCCTGGTGGGCTTTCAATTGAAAGACATCCTGGGCCGGTTGGATTCGCGCACGCTGCTGGAGTACGTGGGCATCGCGGCCACCCTCTGCACCGCGACGATGGTGGCCCGCATCGCGTGGGTGTCCGGCGCCTCGGCGTTGGCCCGCTGGCGAGCGCGCCGCTGGGGCGGGCGCAACGCCGCGTCCGCGCTGTCGAAGGAAGCCGCGGCGGTCGTCGGGTGGTGTGGCATGCGAGGCATCGTGACGCTCGCGGCGGCGCTCGCGCTGCCCACCGGAGGGCCCGATGGACCGGCGTTTCCCTTCCGCGACCTGATTCTCTTCACGGCCTTCTCCGTCGTGCTCGGCACGCTCGTCGTCCAGGGCATGACGCTGCGCCCGTTGATCAACGCGTTGGAACTCGAGGTCGACGATTCCGTGGAACGGGAGATACGGCTCGCCCGGGTCGAAACGCTGCGGGCCGCGCTCCAGGCCACGTCCGAGCGGCCTGACGCGGAGATGTCCGGACTGCTGCGCCGCCGCTACGCCGTCCTCCTCCATCGCGCCGAGGCGGACCTCGCCAAGGGGGGCCGGGGGGCACACGGCGACGGCACGGACGCGGGGCGCGCCTTCGAGGTGGACCTGTCCATTGCCCGCGGCGTCTCCGCGGCCGCGCGGCACCGGCTCGTCACGCTGAGGGCGGCCGGCACCATTGGCGACGCGGCCTTTCAGCGCATCGAGCAGGAACTCGACGTGGAGGAAATGGACCTACAGTTGCTCACCACGGGCGCGGCCACGGAAGAAACATGAGGGGCGGCAATCATCTCCGAATCTTTTCGTACATCCGCCACCATGTCCCGAATGCGCCCCCTTCGTCTCGCAGCGGTCCTTGCATTCCCTTTGCTGCTCACCGCGGCGGCCCCGGTGGAGCCCACCACGCAGTGGCTGGCGCGTCCTTCGGAGGCCGCGCGCATCACCCGGGTGGAATCGGGCCTGCCGCCGCTCCAGATCCCGGGCGAGGCGCCTCGCACGTTGTCGCTCCAGGAGTGGATGGCGCTCTACAAGATTCCCGGTGTGAGCATCGCCGTCTTCGACAAGGGCGCGCTCGTGTGGGCGAAGGCCTATGGCGTGCGCGAGGCGGGAGGCAGCGCGCCGGTCACGCTCGAGACGCTGTTCCAGGCGGCCTCCATCAGCAAGCCCGTGACGGCGCTCGCGGCGATGCACCACGCGGAGAAGCGCAAGTGGTCGCTCGACGCGGACATCAACGACAACCTCGTCTCCTGGAAGGTGCCGCAGAACGCCTTCACGCAGGAGCAGAAGGTGACGCTCCGTCGGCTGCTCTCCCACAGCGCGGGGACGACGGTGCATGGCTTCGCGGGCTACGCGGCAGGCGCACCGGTTCCCACGACGCGGCAGGTGCTCGACGGTGAGGCGCCCGCGAACAGCAGCCCCGTGCGGGTGGACACCGTGCCGGGCACCCTGACGCGCTACAGCGGCGGCGGGACGACCATCGTCCAGCAGATGCTGGTGGACCAACTCCAGAAGCCCTTCCCGCGAATCATGCGGGACACGGTGCTCGCGCCGCTGGGGCTCAAGAACAGCACCTATGAGCAGCCCTTGCCCAAGGCTTTGGAGTCCCTCGCCGCCGTGGGGACTCTCTCCGATGGCAC
This genomic window from Myxococcus hansupus contains:
- a CDS encoding endonuclease/exonuclease/phosphatase family protein translates to MLVLLTGCPLAENYTDDAGPRYSGDHRPPGPVATEVPSSVTFVAFNLAFSENVTEAITALKRPPLAGADVIAMQEMDAPSVDRIAKELGLTYVYYPASVQVDGGDFGNAVLSRWPITEDWKIHLPHDDPYHQRRRIAVVATVDIQGSLVQTVSVHNATPIVGLGGRLDQTEALIDGVDGRGPLQVIAGDFNTSDPGSLRQTVKLFSDRGYQWASQGVGDTVDSVIGGLPLDSIFSRGLSPLERGVDRRPSGSDHYPVWVRFAWQP
- a CDS encoding Na+/H+ antiporter, which gives rise to MLVFEIIVGLLLAGAGLTALSRRLGTPYPAMVALAGAVLALVPGTPTLVLDPELALTLFVAPVLLDAAFDASLRDLRANWRTVAGLVIGAVAFTIVVVAVVAHLLVPGMPWAVAIALGAIVAPPDAAAATAVLKQLRPPYRLLVILEGESLFNDASALLVYRLAVGAALAGTLSPGHAVPLLLVVTVGSVLLGLVLSRVVLRVTARIQDVAIAVVVQFCGTFAVWLLAERLHLSGILTVVVFAMATARRAAEVTPARVRLPSYAVWEFAVFVLNVLAFILVGFQLKDILGRLDSRTLLEYVGIAATLCTATMVARIAWVSGASALARWRARRWGGRNAASALSKEAAAVVGWCGMRGIVTLAAALALPTGGPDGPAFPFRDLILFTAFSVVLGTLVVQGMTLRPLINALELEVDDSVEREIRLARVETLRAALQATSERPDAEMSGLLRRRYAVLLHRAEADLAKGGRGAHGDGTDAGRAFEVDLSIARGVSAAARHRLVTLRAAGTIGDAAFQRIEQELDVEEMDLQLLTTGAATEET
- a CDS encoding serine hydrolase; this encodes MSRMRPLRLAAVLAFPLLLTAAAPVEPTTQWLARPSEAARITRVESGLPPLQIPGEAPRTLSLQEWMALYKIPGVSIAVFDKGALVWAKAYGVREAGGSAPVTLETLFQAASISKPVTALAAMHHAEKRKWSLDADINDNLVSWKVPQNAFTQEQKVTLRRLLSHSAGTTVHGFAGYAAGAPVPTTRQVLDGEAPANSSPVRVDTVPGTLTRYSGGGTTIVQQMLVDQLQKPFPRIMRDTVLAPLGLKNSTYEQPLPKALESLAAVGTLSDGTSVEGRWHTYPELGAAGLWTTPSDLARIALEVSKASNGKSRRIVSPAMAKQMLTRQSEAFGIGFMRREGKAWFGHGGSNAGYRATLIAFAESGSGIAVMTNGEEGSRLIDRILVSAGAEYGWKDIEAQDESPGGTVDLLVRAKGAEAAIAWYKAQKAATPEAANLSPAILNDVAYSLLRSKKLDDALKVFEANVAFYPDDSNAHDSLGEGYAEAGRKKEAIHHYKKSLELNPKNDNAVKQLKVLGDGGRDLH